In Zingiber officinale cultivar Zhangliang chromosome 3B, Zo_v1.1, whole genome shotgun sequence, a single window of DNA contains:
- the LOC122055033 gene encoding pentatricopeptide repeat-containing protein At5g27110-like yields MVEVYARNGRVPLARRLFEEMPLRDVVTWTSLLSSYVSAGDSPEAFHLFCQMRAEGLEVNQVTMAVLLRACYGSEDKVAGCQLQAFANKEGLQSHELLQNSILSMFSRLACFEEVMKFVIIQNRSIASWNILLSSYSFIGDVSRVVKCYRKMRLEVTPSNETLTLPISAFAKCEHLPGGREVHCNAIKT; encoded by the coding sequence ATGGTGGAGGTGTACGCTAGGAATGGTCGAGTCCCCTTGGCCCGCCGGCTGTTCGAAGAAATGCCTCTTAGGGATGTGGTAACTTGGACGTCCTTGTTATCCAGCTATGTTAGCGCGGGAGACTCTCCCGAGGCTTTCCACTTGTTCTGCCAAATGCGAGCGGAGGGTCTTGAGGTGAATCAAGTCACAATGGCGGTCTTGCTTCGAGCATGCTATGGTTCCGAAGACAAGGTCGCAGGGTGCCAACTACAAGCATTTGCGAACAAGGAAGGCCTCCAAAGTCATGAGTTgcttcaaaattcaattttgagCATGTTCAGTAGATTGGCTTGCTTCGAAGAGGTCATGAAGTTTGTCATCATTCAAAACAGGAGCATTGCCTCTTGGAATATCCTCCTATCATCCTACTCTTTCATAGGGGATGTTTCCAGAGTAGTCAAGTGTTATAGGAAGATGAGACTAGAGGTGACTCCTAGCAATGAGACTCTAACTTTGCCCATCTCTGCATTCGCCAAGTGTGAGCATCTCCCTGGTGGAAGAGAGGTACATTGCAATGCCATCAAAACTTGA